A stretch of Lathyrus oleraceus cultivar Zhongwan6 chromosome 6, CAAS_Psat_ZW6_1.0, whole genome shotgun sequence DNA encodes these proteins:
- the LOC127098531 gene encoding uncharacterized protein LOC127098531, giving the protein MVGSMTPLPLLQKLRVSVSHKNLRIRAKAAVSLSKCVSKMVNEEMEEFGMEKLIEVAADLVNDRLPEARDAARSIATSVYEAIIKDVEVEEKMEVWQSFCHSKLTPINAISILKIVKA; this is encoded by the exons ATGGTGGGTTCCATGACACCTCTTCCATTGCTTCAGAAACTAAGGGTTTCTGTGAGTCACAAAAACCTTAGGATCAGAGCTAAAGCTGCTGTTTCTCTATCCAAATGTGTCTCCAAGATG GTTAATGAGGAAATGGAGGAGTTTGGGATGGAAAAGTTGATTGAAGTGGCAGCTGATTTGGTGAATGATAGGCTTCCAGAGGCAAGAGATGCAGCAAGAAGTATTGCAACTTCAGTGTATGAGGCAATCATTAAGGATGTGGAAGTGGAAGAGAAGATGGAGGTGTGGCAGAGTTTCTGTCACTCTAAGCTAACACCAATTAATGCCATTTCAATCTTAAAGATTGTTAAAGCTTAG